One Caretta caretta isolate rCarCar2 chromosome 8, rCarCar1.hap1, whole genome shotgun sequence DNA window includes the following coding sequences:
- the CDC7 gene encoding cell division cycle 7-related protein kinase isoform X1, translating into MEASLNTYQDEQPPLQAENFYRKHEKNSKLSGVKKDIEKLYEAVPQLVKVFKIKEKIGEGTFSSVYLATAQQQAGCEEKMALKHLIPTSHPLRIAAELQCLTIAGGQDNVMGVRYCFRKNDHVVIVMPYLEHESFLDILNSLSFEEVREYMFNLFKALRRIHHFGIVHRDVKPSNFLYNRQLKEYALVDFGLAQGTPDTKIELLRVVQSESQQESCSQNKPHLTLGNRVSVNGTASRQIAQQSASKTSDKWCCSQMQNKQGKGKEGSVHHSVQRSVFGERNFNIHSSTYQESPTIKLIKQSKVMDVASRKLATKKKIISTKAVNNGVAKKAANSCPAILTCDCYATDRVCSVCLSRRQQVAPRAGTPGFRAPEVLTKCPTQTTAIDMWSAGIIFLSLLSGRYPFYKASDDLTALAQIMTIRGSRETIQAAKTFGKSVLCTKEVPAQDLRTLCERLRGTNSSCAKSTSDMHTNSLYEPALAIESDKKVEFASQPLGEKIQHLKNNCHEGDNGLEIKITEKATDLKGWDRVPDEAYDLLDKLLDLNPATRITAKEALLHHFFKDIRQ; encoded by the exons ATGGAAGCATCCTTGAACACTTATCAAGATGAACAACCTCCTCTGCAGGCTGAAAATTTCTATAGGAAACATGAAAAGAACAGCAAGTTGTCAG GAGTAAAAAAAGATATTGAAAAACTTTATGAAGCAGTGCCACAGCTTGTAAAGGTGTtcaaaattaaggaaaaaattGGAGAAG GTACTTTTAGTTCAGTTTATTTGGCCACAGCCCAGCAACAAGCAGGATGTGAGGAAAAAATGGCTTTGAAACACCTAATTCCAACTAGTCATCCTCTACGAATTGCTGCTGAACTTCAGTGCCTTACAATAGCAGG GGGGCAGGATAACGTTATGGGAGTTAGATATTGCTTTAGAAAAAATGATCATGTAGTTATCGTTATGCCATATCTGGAACATGAATCCTTTTTG GACATTTtgaactctctctcttttgaagAAGTACGAGAATACATGTTTAATCTGTTTAAAGCATTGAGGCGCATTCATCACTTTGGTATTGTTCACCGTGATGTCAAGCCCAGTAACTTCCTGTACAACAGGCAGCTGAAAGA GTATGCCCTAGTAGATTTTGGTTTGGCACAAGGAACCCCTGATACGAAAATAGAACTACTGAGAGTTGTCCAATCTGAAAGCCAACAGGAAAGTTGCTCACAAAATAAGCCTCACCTAACCTTGGGAAACAGGGTTTCTGTCAATGGTACAGCATCTAGACAGATAGCTCAGCAGTCAGCCTCAAAAACATCTGATAAATGGTGCTGCtcacaaatgcagaacaaacaaGGAAAAGGAAAG GAGGGGTCTGTGCACCATTCTGTCCAGCGCTCTGTCTTTGGAGAGAGAAATTTTAATATCCATAGCTCCACATACCAGGAGAGCCCTACAATAAAA CTCATAAAGCAATCAAAGGTGATGGATGTTGCATCTAGAAAATTAGCAACAAAGAAGAAGATTATTTCTACAAAAGCAGTGAACAATGGTGTAGCCAAGAAAGCCGCCAACAGTTGCCCAGCTATCTTGACCTGTGACTGTTATGCAACAGATAGAGTTTGCAGTGTTTGCCTTTCAAG ACGTCAGCAAGTTGCACCTAGGGCAGGTACACCAGGATTCAGAGCACCAGAGGTGTTAACTAAGTGCCCTACTCAGACTACAG CAATTGACATGTGGTCGGCAGGAATCATATTCCTTTCTTTGCTCAGTGGACGGTATCCATTTTACAAAGCAAGTGATGATTTAACTGCTTTGGCACAAATCATGACTATTCGTGGATCCAGAGAAACTATTCAGGCTGCTAAAACATTTG GCAAATCAGTATTGTGTACTAAAGAAGTCCCAGCACAGGATTTAAGAACACTCTGTGAAAGACTGAGAGGAACAAATAGCAGCTGTGCTAAATCAACCAGTGATATGCACACCAACTCTTTATATGAGCCTGCTTTGGCAATTGAGTCAGACAAAAAAGTAGAGTTTGCTTCCCAGCcacttggggaaaaaatccagCATCTGAAGAACAACTGTCATGAAGGTGACAATGGCTTGGAAATTAAGATAACAGAAAAGGCAACTGATTTGAAAGGATGGGACAGAGTTCCTGATGAAGCTTATGATCTACTTGATAAGCTACTAGATCTAAACCCAGCTACAAGAATAACTGCAAAAGAGGCTTTGCTgcatcatttttttaaagatatcagACAGTGA
- the CDC7 gene encoding cell division cycle 7-related protein kinase isoform X2 codes for MEASLNTYQDEQPPLQAENFYRKHEKNSKLSGVKKDIEKLYEAVPQLVKVFKIKEKIGEGTFSSVYLATAQQQAGCEEKMALKHLIPTSHPLRIAAELQCLTIAGGQDNVMGVRYCFRKNDHVVIVMPYLEHESFLDILNSLSFEEVREYMFNLFKALRRIHHFGIVHRDVKPSNFLYNRQLKEYALVDFGLAQGTPDTKIELLRVVQSESQQEGSVHHSVQRSVFGERNFNIHSSTYQESPTIKLIKQSKVMDVASRKLATKKKIISTKAVNNGVAKKAANSCPAILTCDCYATDRVCSVCLSRRQQVAPRAGTPGFRAPEVLTKCPTQTTAIDMWSAGIIFLSLLSGRYPFYKASDDLTALAQIMTIRGSRETIQAAKTFGKSVLCTKEVPAQDLRTLCERLRGTNSSCAKSTSDMHTNSLYEPALAIESDKKVEFASQPLGEKIQHLKNNCHEGDNGLEIKITEKATDLKGWDRVPDEAYDLLDKLLDLNPATRITAKEALLHHFFKDIRQ; via the exons ATGGAAGCATCCTTGAACACTTATCAAGATGAACAACCTCCTCTGCAGGCTGAAAATTTCTATAGGAAACATGAAAAGAACAGCAAGTTGTCAG GAGTAAAAAAAGATATTGAAAAACTTTATGAAGCAGTGCCACAGCTTGTAAAGGTGTtcaaaattaaggaaaaaattGGAGAAG GTACTTTTAGTTCAGTTTATTTGGCCACAGCCCAGCAACAAGCAGGATGTGAGGAAAAAATGGCTTTGAAACACCTAATTCCAACTAGTCATCCTCTACGAATTGCTGCTGAACTTCAGTGCCTTACAATAGCAGG GGGGCAGGATAACGTTATGGGAGTTAGATATTGCTTTAGAAAAAATGATCATGTAGTTATCGTTATGCCATATCTGGAACATGAATCCTTTTTG GACATTTtgaactctctctcttttgaagAAGTACGAGAATACATGTTTAATCTGTTTAAAGCATTGAGGCGCATTCATCACTTTGGTATTGTTCACCGTGATGTCAAGCCCAGTAACTTCCTGTACAACAGGCAGCTGAAAGA GTATGCCCTAGTAGATTTTGGTTTGGCACAAGGAACCCCTGATACGAAAATAGAACTACTGAGAGTTGTCCAATCTGAAAGCCAACAGGA GGGGTCTGTGCACCATTCTGTCCAGCGCTCTGTCTTTGGAGAGAGAAATTTTAATATCCATAGCTCCACATACCAGGAGAGCCCTACAATAAAA CTCATAAAGCAATCAAAGGTGATGGATGTTGCATCTAGAAAATTAGCAACAAAGAAGAAGATTATTTCTACAAAAGCAGTGAACAATGGTGTAGCCAAGAAAGCCGCCAACAGTTGCCCAGCTATCTTGACCTGTGACTGTTATGCAACAGATAGAGTTTGCAGTGTTTGCCTTTCAAG ACGTCAGCAAGTTGCACCTAGGGCAGGTACACCAGGATTCAGAGCACCAGAGGTGTTAACTAAGTGCCCTACTCAGACTACAG CAATTGACATGTGGTCGGCAGGAATCATATTCCTTTCTTTGCTCAGTGGACGGTATCCATTTTACAAAGCAAGTGATGATTTAACTGCTTTGGCACAAATCATGACTATTCGTGGATCCAGAGAAACTATTCAGGCTGCTAAAACATTTG GCAAATCAGTATTGTGTACTAAAGAAGTCCCAGCACAGGATTTAAGAACACTCTGTGAAAGACTGAGAGGAACAAATAGCAGCTGTGCTAAATCAACCAGTGATATGCACACCAACTCTTTATATGAGCCTGCTTTGGCAATTGAGTCAGACAAAAAAGTAGAGTTTGCTTCCCAGCcacttggggaaaaaatccagCATCTGAAGAACAACTGTCATGAAGGTGACAATGGCTTGGAAATTAAGATAACAGAAAAGGCAACTGATTTGAAAGGATGGGACAGAGTTCCTGATGAAGCTTATGATCTACTTGATAAGCTACTAGATCTAAACCCAGCTACAAGAATAACTGCAAAAGAGGCTTTGCTgcatcatttttttaaagatatcagACAGTGA